A single window of Candidatus Glassbacteria bacterium DNA harbors:
- the uvrB gene encoding excinuclease ABC subunit UvrB translates to MNEFRLKSAFEPAGDQPAAISELHAGLLDGRKYQTLLGVTGSGKTFTMAHVIARYNRPTLVISHNKTLAAQLYGEFKGFFPDNAVEFFISYYDYYQPEAYLPTTDTYIEKDSSVNEDIDRMRLSATSALLSRSDVIIVASVSAIYGLGSPEDYKAMLCQLTTGQQVERDEVLGRLVDIHYERNDLDFQRGRFRVRGDVIEVFPAYEETAIRIELFGDEVDRISRIDPLRGEVIASMDSAAIFPAKHFVVTRPKLETAVRNIREELKEHLAELRSQQKLLEAQRLESRTNYDIEMMLEIGFCSGIENYSRHLGGRGPGQRPYCLFDFFPDDYLLIIDESHVTIPQVGGMFKGDFSRKSTLVEHGFRLPSALDNRPLKFHEFEELVNMAVFISATPADYELEKSGGEVVELIIRPTGLIDPEVVLRPVKGQVDDLLEEIRRVTDRGERVLVTTLTKKMAEDLAEYLSRMGVRVRYMHSEIEVIERIEILRDLRLAEFDVLVGINLLREGLDLPEVSLVAILDADKEGFLRSERSLIQTMGRAARNVQGRVVMYADTVTGSMQRAIDETDRRRRLQTAYNEAHGIEPQTIRKSTEQVLLATSVADKRLGELPGVRIAADSRPSTYSAEIDTEELIKILEQEMAESAKNLDFERAARLRDELFECRARLSGKKSGRKKHKAHWSS, encoded by the coding sequence ATGAACGAGTTCAGACTCAAATCGGCTTTCGAGCCGGCCGGCGACCAGCCCGCCGCAATCAGCGAACTCCACGCCGGGCTCCTCGACGGCCGCAAATACCAGACCCTGCTTGGAGTCACCGGCTCAGGCAAAACATTCACCATGGCCCACGTCATCGCCCGCTACAACCGGCCGACACTCGTGATCTCCCACAACAAGACCCTGGCCGCCCAGCTCTACGGCGAGTTCAAGGGCTTCTTCCCCGACAACGCTGTCGAATTTTTCATCAGCTACTACGACTACTATCAGCCCGAGGCCTACCTGCCCACCACCGATACCTATATCGAAAAGGACAGCTCGGTCAACGAGGACATCGACCGCATGCGCCTCTCGGCCACCAGCGCGCTGCTCTCGCGCAGCGACGTGATTATCGTGGCCAGCGTCTCGGCGATCTACGGCCTCGGTTCCCCCGAGGACTACAAGGCCATGCTCTGTCAGCTGACTACCGGCCAGCAGGTCGAGCGCGACGAGGTCCTGGGCCGGCTGGTCGACATCCACTACGAGCGCAACGACCTCGATTTCCAGCGCGGGCGCTTCCGGGTCCGCGGAGATGTGATCGAGGTCTTTCCGGCCTACGAGGAAACCGCGATACGCATCGAGCTCTTCGGCGACGAGGTCGACCGCATCAGCCGCATCGATCCCCTGCGCGGCGAGGTCATCGCCAGCATGGACTCGGCCGCCATTTTCCCGGCCAAGCACTTCGTCGTCACCCGGCCCAAGCTCGAGACGGCGGTCCGCAACATCCGCGAAGAACTCAAAGAGCACCTGGCCGAGTTAAGGTCGCAGCAGAAACTGCTGGAGGCCCAGCGCCTGGAGAGCAGGACCAACTACGACATCGAGATGATGCTTGAAATCGGCTTCTGCAGCGGCATCGAAAATTATTCCCGTCATCTCGGCGGCAGGGGACCGGGGCAGCGTCCCTATTGCCTGTTCGACTTCTTCCCCGACGACTACCTGCTGATCATCGACGAGTCCCACGTCACGATCCCCCAGGTGGGCGGGATGTTCAAGGGCGATTTCTCCCGCAAGAGCACCCTCGTCGAGCACGGCTTCCGCCTGCCCAGCGCCCTCGACAACCGGCCCCTCAAGTTCCACGAATTCGAGGAACTGGTAAACATGGCCGTGTTCATCTCCGCCACTCCGGCCGACTACGAACTCGAAAAAAGCGGCGGCGAGGTCGTCGAGCTGATCATCCGGCCCACGGGGCTGATCGATCCCGAGGTGGTGCTCAGGCCGGTCAAGGGCCAGGTCGACGACCTGCTGGAGGAAATCCGCCGGGTCACCGACCGCGGCGAGCGCGTGCTGGTCACCACTCTCACGAAAAAGATGGCCGAGGACCTGGCCGAATACCTGTCCCGGATGGGCGTGCGGGTGCGCTACATGCACTCCGAGATCGAAGTCATCGAGCGGATCGAGATCCTGCGTGATCTGCGCCTCGCCGAATTCGACGTCCTGGTGGGGATCAACCTGCTCCGCGAGGGCCTCGACCTGCCGGAGGTCTCGCTGGTGGCCATCCTCGACGCGGACAAGGAGGGTTTCCTGCGCTCCGAGCGCTCGCTGATCCAGACCATGGGCCGCGCCGCCCGCAACGTCCAGGGGCGGGTGGTGATGTACGCCGACACGGTCACCGGCTCCATGCAGAGGGCCATTGACGAAACCGACCGCCGCCGCCGGCTGCAGACCGCCTACAACGAGGCCCATGGCATCGAGCCGCAGACCATCCGCAAGAGCACCGAGCAGGTGCTGCTCGCTACTTCCGTGGCCGACAAGCGCCTCGGCGAGCTGCCCGGCGTGCGCATCGCCGCCGACAGCAGGCCCAGCACGTATTCGGCAGAAATCGATACGGAGGAACTGATTAAGATATTAGAGCAGGAAATGGCTGAATCGGCAAAAAACCTCGATTTCGAGCGCGCCGCCCGCCTGCGCGACGAACTCTTCGAGTGCAGGGCCCGCCTCAGCGGGAAGAAAAGCGGCAGGAAAAAACACAAGGCCCACTGGAGTTCCTGA
- a CDS encoding ATP-dependent Clp protease proteolytic subunit, translating into MIIPQVYEKTPQGERAFDIFSRLLQDRIILLASYIDDNIANLVVAQLLFLEAEDQEKDIHLYINSPGGSITSSLAIYDTMSFIKPDISTICTGIAGASAAVLLAAGAEEKRMLLPNSKVLLHQVYGRAEGPSTDILIKAREIERQRELINSLLARHTGKRVETVAKDTDRDFYLTADEALKYGIADRVIQRHSRPTGKTETDN; encoded by the coding sequence ATGATCATTCCGCAGGTATACGAGAAAACTCCCCAGGGCGAGCGGGCGTTCGACATCTTCTCCCGCCTCCTGCAGGACAGGATCATACTGCTGGCCAGTTATATCGACGACAACATAGCCAACCTGGTGGTGGCCCAACTGCTGTTTCTCGAGGCCGAGGACCAGGAGAAGGACATCCACCTGTACATCAACTCTCCCGGCGGCAGTATTACCTCGAGCCTGGCGATCTACGATACGATGAGTTTCATCAAGCCGGACATTTCCACGATCTGCACCGGTATCGCCGGAGCAAGCGCGGCCGTACTGCTGGCCGCCGGAGCGGAAGAGAAACGGATGCTGCTGCCTAACTCCAAGGTCCTGCTGCACCAGGTCTACGGACGCGCCGAGGGACCCAGCACGGACATCCTGATCAAGGCCAGGGAGATCGAGCGTCAGCGCGAGCTGATCAACAGCCTGCTGGCCAGGCATACCGGCAAGAGAGTCGAAACGGTGGCAAAGGACACGGACCGGGATTTCTATCTGACGGCTGACGAGGCGCTCAAGTACGGGATCGCCGACCGGGTGATCCAGCGGCACTCGCGGCCCACCGGCAAAACCGAGACGGACAACTGA
- the bioB gene encoding biotin synthase BioB — protein MNSDSGRSSRLMELEAVYASDGRLGRDEALAVLGDSDIPLSGLLALADRVRRDHRGDRIRLCSIINARSGVCGEDCTFCAQSARWSTGVETYPLMDPEKLAQAARRAGEAGAGEFSIVTSGAGVKTEKELAGLESAVKKISADGAVQSCASLGRIEKRDLQRLVDAGLQCFHHNLETSREFFPEICSTHSYDERLEMVRGAKKLGLRVCSGGIFGLGESDSDRVALALELRELGVDSIPLNFLHPIAGTPLENADNLTPETCLRIIAAFRLLLPERDIVVCGGRVHNLGELHPLVFWAGANGILTGDYLTTTGRSTADDLTMLKTLGLKPHED, from the coding sequence ATGAACAGCGACAGCGGGCGGAGTTCCCGCCTGATGGAACTAGAGGCTGTTTACGCTAGCGATGGACGGCTGGGGCGGGACGAGGCGCTGGCCGTGCTGGGCGACAGCGACATTCCGCTGTCCGGACTGCTGGCCCTGGCCGACCGGGTCCGCCGCGACCACCGCGGCGACCGGATCAGGCTCTGCTCGATTATCAATGCGCGCAGCGGGGTCTGCGGCGAGGACTGTACGTTCTGCGCCCAGAGCGCCCGCTGGTCCACCGGCGTGGAGACCTATCCGCTGATGGACCCGGAGAAACTGGCGCAGGCCGCCCGCAGGGCGGGGGAGGCCGGAGCCGGCGAGTTCAGTATCGTCACCAGCGGAGCCGGGGTAAAAACAGAAAAGGAACTTGCCGGGCTTGAGAGCGCGGTGAAAAAGATCTCCGCGGACGGCGCGGTGCAGAGCTGCGCCAGCCTGGGCAGGATCGAGAAGCGGGACCTGCAGCGTCTGGTCGACGCCGGCCTGCAGTGCTTCCACCACAACCTCGAAACCAGCCGCGAATTTTTCCCCGAAATCTGCTCCACCCATTCTTACGACGAACGGCTGGAGATGGTGCGCGGGGCCAAGAAACTGGGCCTGAGGGTCTGCTCGGGCGGCATTTTCGGCCTTGGGGAAAGCGACAGCGACCGGGTAGCCCTGGCTCTCGAACTGCGGGAACTGGGCGTGGACAGTATTCCGCTCAATTTCCTGCACCCGATAGCCGGGACCCCGCTGGAAAACGCCGATAACCTGACTCCCGAAACCTGTCTGCGGATAATCGCCGCGTTCCGGCTGCTGCTGCCCGAGAGGGATATCGTAGTCTGCGGAGGCCGGGTGCACAATCTCGGCGAGCTTCATCCGCTGGTGTTCTGGGCCGGGGCCAACGGCATCCTGACCGGCGATTACCTGACCACCACCGGCCGCAGCACGGCCGATGACCTCACCATGCTGAAAACGCTGGGACTGAAACCACATGAAGACTAG
- the bioA gene encoding adenosylmethionine--8-amino-7-oxononanoate transaminase, whose product MKTSSPGLAELDYRHVWHPFTPMLLWEEEGAPVIERGEGSWLIDTEGRRYLDGTSSLWVILHGHGHPHITAALKRQADRLCHSTMLGLTNEPASRLAAKLVEIAPDGLERVFYSDNGSTAMEVAIKMAYQYRRLSPDPAERQRTGFISFRNAYHGDTIGSVSTGGIDLFHGTFRDLLFPVESSEYPYHYRSGGGLDREQYRDKCLAGLEEVIGRNRERAGTVVIEPLVQGAGGMVTAEVGFLAGVRDLCDRYGMLLVADEVATGFGRTGRMFACGHESVRPDFLCLAKGITGGYLPLAATLTTGHIYERFLGTRENPVTFYHGHSYTGNPLAAAAALASLEVFEKENVLENLPSTIEFLARALKEQVEPLAAAGEVRRRGMMVGIELVADRESRAAFAPGLRFPKRVILEARRRGVIIRPLGDVIVLMPHLSFSEQELAMLVEVTAGSIEKVWREVNG is encoded by the coding sequence ATGAAGACTAGCTCGCCCGGCCTCGCGGAACTCGATTACCGTCATGTCTGGCACCCGTTTACCCCGATGTTGCTCTGGGAGGAGGAAGGTGCGCCGGTGATCGAGCGGGGCGAGGGCTCCTGGCTGATCGACACGGAAGGACGGCGCTATCTCGACGGGACCAGCTCCCTGTGGGTGATCCTGCACGGTCACGGCCATCCGCACATCACCGCGGCGCTCAAACGCCAGGCCGACCGCTTGTGCCACAGCACGATGCTGGGTCTGACCAATGAGCCGGCCTCCCGGCTGGCCGCGAAACTGGTCGAGATAGCGCCAGATGGCCTGGAGCGGGTCTTCTACTCGGACAACGGCAGCACGGCGATGGAAGTGGCGATCAAGATGGCCTACCAGTACCGAAGGCTCAGCCCCGATCCGGCCGAGCGGCAGCGCACCGGCTTTATCTCGTTCCGCAACGCCTACCACGGCGATACGATCGGTTCGGTGTCCACCGGCGGGATCGACCTGTTCCACGGCACGTTCCGCGACCTCCTGTTCCCGGTGGAAAGCTCCGAGTATCCTTATCACTACCGTAGCGGCGGCGGATTGGACCGCGAGCAGTACCGCGACAAATGCCTAGCCGGGCTGGAAGAAGTGATCGGGCGCAACCGGGAGCGGGCCGGGACGGTGGTGATCGAGCCGCTGGTACAGGGCGCGGGCGGGATGGTTACCGCCGAGGTGGGGTTCCTGGCCGGCGTCCGCGATTTGTGCGACCGCTACGGGATGCTGCTGGTGGCCGATGAAGTAGCCACGGGTTTCGGCCGCACGGGCAGGATGTTCGCCTGCGGGCACGAGTCTGTCCGCCCGGATTTCCTCTGCCTGGCCAAGGGTATCACGGGCGGCTACCTTCCCCTGGCCGCCACCCTTACCACCGGGCATATCTACGAGCGGTTCCTGGGAACGCGCGAAAACCCGGTGACGTTCTACCACGGCCACTCCTACACCGGCAACCCGCTTGCCGCCGCGGCCGCGCTGGCCAGTCTCGAAGTTTTCGAGAAAGAGAATGTTCTTGAAAATCTGCCTTCCACAATCGAATTTCTGGCACGGGCCTTGAAAGAGCAAGTAGAGCCGCTGGCCGCGGCAGGTGAGGTGCGGCGCCGGGGAATGATGGTCGGGATCGAGCTGGTGGCGGATCGCGAAAGCAGGGCTGCGTTCGCGCCCGGACTGAGATTCCCCAAGCGGGTGATCCTGGAAGCCCGTCGCCGGGGCGTGATAATCCGCCCGCTGGGCGACGTGATCGTATTGATGCCGCATTTGTCTTTCAGCGAACAGGAGCTGGCGATGCTTGTCGAGGTGACCGCCGGATCGATTGAAAAGGTGTGGCGGGAGGTGAACGGTTGA
- a CDS encoding response regulator — protein sequence MKLLVVDDSATMRRIIINTLKRNRQEEIVEAEDGADAYAKLETESGIDFIITDWNMPNMSGLEFVNKVRGGDFKKIPILIVTARSIKKDIIEAIKAGVNSYIVKPFTRVTQQEKTDKILESLS from the coding sequence CTGAAGTTACTTGTCGTTGACGATTCGGCTACGATGCGCAGGATAATAATCAATACGCTGAAACGGAACAGACAAGAGGAAATCGTTGAGGCCGAGGATGGTGCGGACGCCTACGCGAAACTCGAAACCGAGAGCGGAATCGACTTTATCATCACCGACTGGAACATGCCGAACATGAGCGGCCTGGAATTTGTTAATAAGGTCAGGGGCGGCGATTTCAAGAAAATACCGATCCTGATAGTAACCGCCAGGAGTATCAAGAAAGATATAATTGAAGCGATAAAAGCCGGCGTGAACAGTTACATCGTCAAGCCGTTCACCCGGGTGACGCAACAGGAAAAAACGGACAAAATCCTGGAGAGTCTGAGCTGA
- a CDS encoding DUF342 domain-containing protein: protein MDSILITDQEVGKFEQREDGVYMSIYSDTKDNFTYEDVRREIIRKGVVNGDFNAVRKVYEEATGEPQKIAEYFERYDTLKDKYISVSISDNEMEAYLSLGVPEGLAEITVNDVLYKLYEYGVEKGIDEKLIVKLLKAGQPVRNAVVAKGKNVVNGKDANIKILIDLDKSAKPVITDEGSVDFRNINLIKIVDKDQLLAVKEPVTEGEDGFAVTGRIVEARPGEDLLMPRGKNTYLSEDGLQLFSSLIGNVFLESEALTVENVYIVKGNVDFSTGNISYPGDVVINGDVKADFSVHAEGNIVVRGTVEAAELVSTNGSVEVKKGIIGTQQEKKAKIVAGNHVKALFIQEAVVSSGKDIEVGSYILNSSIHAERDVVAVRDRGMIASSNVFSGNCVRAKNIGSISDTKTQVKVGKIVKGDVEFKAKQLDEELEVFIEEEKQIRKRMEFLELLKKRLPQFPPEKEKELVVTIKKNKKLEKIREDIITEKKDFESKFTDQFGFERKIYVLQTLWPGVLVGVNDQVRKIDARQRRVVVVLDEDQIEMKRLIMKEATGGKSDIEEEDEEEEGKGE from the coding sequence ATGGACAGCATTCTGATCACAGACCAGGAAGTCGGGAAATTCGAACAGCGCGAAGACGGCGTGTACATGTCGATATACTCCGACACCAAGGATAATTTCACCTACGAGGACGTGCGCCGCGAGATTATCCGTAAGGGTGTTGTCAACGGGGATTTCAATGCGGTCCGCAAAGTTTACGAGGAAGCAACCGGCGAGCCCCAGAAGATTGCTGAATATTTCGAGCGCTACGATACGCTGAAAGACAAATATATCAGCGTCAGTATCTCCGACAATGAGATGGAAGCCTACCTTTCACTGGGTGTCCCCGAGGGCCTGGCCGAGATTACTGTCAACGACGTACTCTACAAGCTGTACGAGTACGGGGTGGAGAAGGGAATCGACGAGAAACTGATCGTAAAACTGCTCAAGGCAGGCCAGCCGGTGCGAAACGCCGTTGTGGCCAAGGGTAAGAATGTAGTCAACGGCAAGGATGCAAACATCAAGATTCTGATCGATCTGGACAAGTCCGCCAAGCCGGTTATCACCGATGAGGGCTCGGTGGACTTCCGCAACATCAATCTGATCAAAATTGTCGACAAGGATCAGCTGCTGGCGGTCAAGGAACCGGTTACCGAGGGCGAGGACGGATTCGCGGTCACCGGCCGGATAGTGGAAGCCAGGCCCGGCGAAGATCTCCTGATGCCCCGCGGCAAGAACACTTACCTTTCAGAAGACGGCCTTCAGCTCTTCTCCTCGTTGATCGGCAACGTTTTTCTCGAAAGTGAAGCGCTCACCGTGGAGAACGTCTATATCGTCAAGGGCAATGTCGATTTCTCCACCGGCAACATCTCCTATCCAGGAGACGTGGTTATCAACGGGGACGTCAAAGCCGATTTCAGCGTTCACGCCGAGGGCAATATCGTTGTGCGCGGAACAGTCGAAGCCGCCGAGCTGGTCTCCACCAACGGCAGCGTGGAAGTCAAGAAGGGTATAATCGGAACCCAGCAGGAAAAGAAAGCCAAGATCGTGGCCGGTAACCACGTAAAGGCGCTCTTTATCCAGGAAGCCGTGGTCAGTTCCGGCAAGGATATCGAGGTCGGCAGTTATATTCTCAACAGTTCGATTCATGCCGAGCGTGACGTAGTGGCTGTGCGCGACAGAGGGATGATCGCCAGCAGTAACGTGTTCAGCGGAAATTGCGTCCGCGCCAAGAATATCGGTTCGATCAGCGATACCAAGACTCAGGTCAAAGTCGGCAAGATCGTCAAGGGCGACGTGGAATTCAAAGCCAAGCAGCTTGATGAGGAACTGGAAGTATTTATCGAGGAAGAAAAGCAGATTCGCAAGCGGATGGAATTTCTGGAACTGCTCAAAAAACGCCTGCCCCAGTTCCCTCCCGAAAAGGAAAAGGAACTGGTCGTTACTATCAAGAAAAACAAAAAGCTGGAAAAAATCAGGGAAGATATCATTACCGAGAAAAAAGATTTCGAATCAAAGTTTACCGACCAGTTCGGTTTCGAGCGCAAGATTTACGTGCTCCAGACCCTGTGGCCCGGCGTCCTGGTCGGAGTAAACGACCAGGTGCGCAAGATAGATGCCCGGCAGAGGCGGGTGGTAGTCGTACTCGATGAAGACCAGATCGAAATGAAGCGGCTGATTATGAAGGAAGCAACCGGCGGGAAATCGGATATCGAGGAAGAAGATGAGGAGGAAGAGGGTAAGGGTGAGTGA
- a CDS encoding response regulator: protein MSEENVLLIDSELLTRDLLGNHFKHMGFKVFAVDNSSAALKLIPQSRFHLAVISEKVGDKSLQEIVSCLRTHDADSLVFLVTSRARDAGYLESRCLYESIVKPFRLEEVSVKFHHAVENISLRRALRASVDQVRKLKSELAAYGDAAEEVAIPELAELKAEGAGNGREGTDTVSSPGKDNMVESDSEDDVFEKIRKLDVLRNAGILTSGEFNRKKKELLDRI, encoded by the coding sequence ATGTCTGAGGAAAACGTTCTACTTATAGACAGTGAATTGCTGACCAGGGATCTGCTCGGAAACCATTTTAAACACATGGGTTTCAAGGTCTTCGCCGTGGATAACTCGTCGGCCGCCTTAAAGCTGATCCCGCAGTCCAGGTTCCACCTGGCGGTGATCAGCGAAAAAGTGGGCGACAAATCATTGCAGGAGATTGTCTCCTGCCTGCGAACCCACGACGCCGACTCGCTGGTGTTCCTGGTGACTTCCCGGGCACGTGATGCCGGTTACCTTGAAAGCCGGTGCCTCTACGAATCGATTGTCAAACCGTTCCGCCTGGAAGAAGTCAGCGTCAAATTCCATCACGCGGTGGAAAATATCTCGTTGCGACGCGCCTTGCGGGCCAGTGTGGATCAAGTGCGGAAACTGAAAAGTGAGCTCGCGGCATACGGGGACGCGGCGGAAGAAGTCGCGATTCCGGAATTGGCCGAACTGAAAGCGGAGGGTGCCGGAAACGGCAGGGAGGGGACTGACACTGTATCAAGCCCTGGCAAGGATAATATGGTTGAATCCGACTCAGAGGACGACGTATTCGAGAAGATTCGGAAACTCGATGTTTTGCGTAACGCCGGAATCTTGACCTCCGGCGAGTTCAACAGGAAAAAGAAAGAACTGCTGGACAGGATATGA
- a CDS encoding PAS domain S-box protein → MNSGQNESGTRALSTVLDNCMSCALENVACGILAVDSEGAVVLFNRAAENLTGYDRQDVVGRPYGELPFLVEDTGAGALFERISAGPSEEREEKKLSTGDGRGIPVESLIRPVRNDDGELVGALEIFTDLSAIKELREEVSRSRTLSALGEMSANVAHEIRNPLGSIGGFAALLERDLEDDDPRRNLVKKIIEGVASLDKIATNLLIFTRPIKADLRQTDLGQYVNEVLAYLEMEIESRTLPVRIQRNFPSGPLNSKIDPSLMQQVLLNIFQNGLHAMRDKGGCLTVRLAKRRNGGRERVESLPEEMIELLIEDEGVGMSEEVRQKIFNPFFTTREDGTGLGLAISKKMIQEQNGVIRVDSQPDSGTKITILLPYCP, encoded by the coding sequence ATGAACTCAGGACAAAATGAAAGCGGCACGAGGGCGCTCTCCACGGTTCTCGATAACTGCATGAGTTGCGCTCTGGAAAATGTGGCCTGCGGTATCCTGGCGGTAGATTCCGAAGGCGCAGTTGTGCTGTTCAATCGCGCTGCCGAGAACCTCACGGGATACGACCGTCAGGACGTGGTGGGCCGCCCATACGGCGAGCTGCCGTTTCTCGTGGAAGACACCGGAGCCGGCGCCCTGTTCGAGAGAATCAGCGCTGGACCATCCGAAGAGCGGGAGGAGAAAAAGCTCAGCACTGGGGACGGCCGCGGGATTCCGGTCGAATCGCTGATCCGTCCGGTTCGCAACGATGATGGAGAACTGGTGGGGGCGCTGGAAATCTTCACCGACCTTTCGGCGATCAAGGAGCTGCGCGAAGAGGTCTCGCGTTCCCGCACGCTGAGCGCCCTGGGCGAGATGAGCGCCAACGTAGCTCACGAAATCCGTAATCCGCTGGGCAGTATCGGCGGATTCGCGGCTCTGCTCGAAAGGGACCTCGAGGATGACGATCCGCGGCGGAACCTGGTGAAGAAGATAATTGAGGGTGTGGCCAGCCTGGACAAAATTGCCACCAACCTGCTGATCTTCACCCGCCCGATTAAAGCCGACCTTCGCCAGACCGACCTCGGCCAGTATGTCAACGAAGTGCTGGCGTATCTGGAAATGGAGATCGAGAGCCGGACTTTGCCTGTGCGAATCCAGCGTAATTTTCCCAGTGGACCGCTGAATTCCAAAATCGATCCCAGCCTGATGCAGCAGGTGCTGCTCAACATTTTCCAGAACGGTCTTCACGCGATGCGCGACAAGGGAGGCTGCTTGACAGTCCGGCTGGCGAAGCGCAGAAACGGAGGGCGCGAACGTGTGGAAAGTCTGCCGGAGGAGATGATCGAGTTGCTGATTGAAGACGAGGGGGTGGGGATGAGCGAGGAAGTGCGCCAGAAAATATTCAACCCGTTTTTCACCACCCGCGAGGATGGGACCGGCCTGGGCCTGGCTATCAGCAAGAAAATGATCCAGGAGCAGAACGGGGTGATCCGGGTCGACAGTCAGCCTGATTCGGGTACCAAGATAACCATATTGTTACCTTACTGTCCTTAA
- a CDS encoding sigma-54-dependent Fis family transcriptional regulator, with the protein MDFKRILVVDDEPLMRDFLVETLQRKKYVVDAVGNGSQAIEKVKGEHYDLVISDIRMPEVSGMEVLEDVKKNNPETEVVMITAFGTIENAVGAMKIGAYDYITKPFSADEIEIVVDRALERQQLRDENRNLRNDNNQLRNQLKEKYTFSSIVGVSDVMREVYDKIEMIAPSKATVLILGESGTGKELVARAIHYNSDRQNRPFIKVNCAALPESLMESELFGHERGAFTGAIRTTKGRFELANTGSLLLDEVGELSLPLQSKLLRVLQEREFERVGNPNPFSVDVRVIATTNRDLKVEIKEGNFREDLFYRLNVVPILLPPLRDRKEDIALLADHFMRKYCEENSRVISGINDTAMNKLMAQDWPGNVRELENHIERAVVLCREEELDDRHFSFELESGDSGGIGSLDGVGPGVTLKEMEKQLILSTLTSEKNNRTRASEVLGISVRTLRNKLNEYSGEGVKIP; encoded by the coding sequence ATGGATTTCAAGAGAATCCTGGTCGTTGACGACGAGCCCCTGATGCGGGATTTTCTTGTCGAGACGCTGCAGCGTAAGAAATACGTGGTCGACGCTGTCGGCAACGGCTCCCAGGCGATTGAAAAGGTCAAGGGCGAGCATTACGACCTGGTGATCAGTGATATCCGTATGCCTGAAGTGAGCGGGATGGAAGTGCTGGAGGATGTAAAGAAGAACAACCCGGAAACCGAAGTCGTGATGATTACCGCGTTCGGCACGATTGAAAACGCCGTGGGCGCGATGAAGATAGGCGCCTACGATTACATCACCAAACCGTTCAGCGCCGATGAGATCGAGATCGTGGTCGACCGCGCGCTCGAACGCCAGCAGCTTCGCGACGAGAACCGCAATCTGCGTAACGACAACAACCAGTTGCGTAATCAGCTCAAGGAAAAATACACGTTCAGCTCGATTGTCGGCGTCAGCGATGTAATGCGCGAGGTATATGACAAAATCGAAATGATCGCGCCCAGCAAGGCGACCGTGCTGATCCTGGGCGAAAGCGGAACCGGTAAGGAACTGGTGGCCCGGGCGATCCACTACAACAGTGACCGCCAGAACAGGCCTTTTATCAAGGTCAACTGTGCCGCCCTGCCCGAAAGCCTGATGGAGAGCGAACTGTTCGGCCATGAGAGAGGCGCTTTTACCGGCGCGATCCGCACAACCAAGGGCCGTTTCGAGCTGGCGAACACGGGATCTCTGCTGCTGGACGAAGTAGGCGAACTGTCGCTGCCCCTGCAGTCCAAGCTGCTGCGCGTGCTGCAGGAGCGGGAGTTCGAGCGGGTGGGCAACCCCAACCCGTTCAGTGTTGATGTCCGGGTGATCGCTACCACCAACCGCGACCTGAAGGTAGAGATTAAGGAAGGCAACTTCCGCGAGGACCTGTTCTACCGGCTGAATGTCGTGCCGATCCTCCTGCCTCCCCTGCGCGACCGTAAGGAGGATATCGCTCTGCTGGCCGATCATTTCATGCGCAAGTACTGCGAGGAAAACAGCCGTGTTATCAGCGGGATCAACGATACGGCCATGAATAAACTGATGGCCCAGGACTGGCCGGGTAACGTCCGTGAACTCGAAAACCATATCGAGCGCGCGGTTGTTCTCTGCCGCGAAGAGGAACTCGATGATCGCCATTTCAGCTTCGAACTCGAAAGTGGAGACTCCGGCGGCATCGGCAGCCTCGACGGGGTGGGGCCGGGAGTAACGCTCAAAGAAATGGAAAAGCAGTTGATCCTCTCCACGTTGACCAGTGAAAAAAACAACCGGACCCGGGCCAGTGAAGTCCTCGGTATCAGTGTCCGCACCCTGCGCAACAAGCTGAACGAGTATTCCGGGGAAGGTGTCAAGATACCGTAA
- the flgB gene encoding flagellar basal body rod protein FlgB, whose product MLNKFLFEQTNLPLLHKGLDTYALRQQASAHNIANVNTHGFRRMEVKFEEELRKALKIENGINAKMTDRNHFKIGAGTLDQVEPVVYMPTDDELHSGINNVDIDVEMVRLAKAQLSFDFAARMSNRTFSGLRSAIRGDVSS is encoded by the coding sequence ATGCTGAATAAATTTCTGTTCGAGCAAACTAATTTGCCGCTTCTGCATAAGGGTCTCGATACCTATGCCCTCCGCCAGCAGGCTTCAGCCCACAATATCGCTAATGTCAACACGCACGGTTTCAGGCGGATGGAGGTTAAGTTCGAGGAGGAGCTGCGCAAGGCGCTCAAGATCGAAAACGGCATCAACGCTAAGATGACCGACCGGAACCATTTCAAGATCGGCGCCGGAACGCTCGACCAGGTCGAGCCGGTTGTCTATATGCCCACTGACGATGAGCTGCATTCCGGTATCAACAACGTGGATATCGACGTGGAAATGGTCAGGCTGGCCAAGGCCCAGTTATCGTTTGATTTCGCCGCGCGGATGAGCAACCGTACGTTCAGCGGACTGCGCAGCGCAATTCGCGGAGACGTTTCCTCATGA